CCACCCGGACGTTCATCACGGCGCTGCTGCAGTTGCGGCGCGGCAAGGTCGACCCTTCGCGGTTGGACATCCACTGGAACTTCGACCCCGCCGGCGTCGATCCTCGGGAGGACGTCAATAAGTTTTTTGCCGCCCTCGATAGCCATGACATTGCGCGCGCCTTTGCCCAGGCGCCGCCCCAAGAAGCGGTTTACGGCACGTTGCGCCATGGCCTGGCGCAACTGCGCAAGGTTCGTGATCGGGGTGGCTGGCCAAAGATCCCGGAAGGGCAGACGCTCAGGCCCGGCATGGACGACGCCTCAGTTGCTCTACTGCGTACGCGTTTGGCGGCGGGCGGTTATCTCGCCGCGCAAGGAACTGCTCGCACCGACTACGACGACGCCGTCACCGCGGCGGTGAAGAAGTTTCAGACTGAGCAATACCTTGGGGCGGACGGTGTAGCGGGGCCGGCGACACTCACGGAGCTGAATGTACCGGTCGAGGCGCGAATCGATCAGGTGCGGGTGAACATGGAGCGGGCGCGATGGCTGCTGTACAAACTTCAGGGCACCTTCGTCGTGGTCGATATCGCCGGGTATAAAGTCGCGTTCTATCGCGATGGCAAACCGATCTGGCGCTCACGGGTGCAGGTCGGTAAACCGTTTCGCAGCACGCCGATTTTTCAATCCGCGATCACCTACGTCACGTTCAACCCCACCTGGACCGTACCACCGACGATTCTGCTCAAGGACATGCTTCCGAAGATTCGCGACAATCCTGGTTACCTTGAGGCAAGCCGGATTCGCGTGATCGATCGAGATGGCAATGTGCTTGATCCGTCCACTGTCGATTGGGACAACCCGCGCGGTCTCACCTTGCGGCAGGATGCGGGGTCGGATAACTCGCTGGGGCAGGTAGTGATTCGTTTTCCCAATGAGTATTCGATTTATCTGCACGACACGCCGCATCGAGATTTGTTCGCGAAATCCAATCGCGCGACCAGCTCCGGCTGTATTCGGGTAGAAAACCCGCTGCAATTGGTGGAGCTGTTGTTCAACGATCCGGTTCACTGGAACAGCGAAGGGATTCAAAGACAGTTAGCCAACGGCAAGACAGAGAACATCAGGCTCCCGGTGAAAGTGCCGGTGCTGTTGGCCTACTGGACGGTGGACCTGAGTCTTGATGGGCGCGTGACATTCAAGCCCGATGTGTATGGCTATGACTCCCCGGTATTGCGGGCGTTGAATCTGCCTTCGGAGCGGCCGGCGCTGGACGGGAGGCGAACGGCGCCTCCCTCGGTGGCAGCGGAGCAGAGCAAGTTGTAGGCCTTAAAGCCCCAAGCCTTCCTGCACGGCCAGCAGCAAATTGTGTTCCGTCAGCGCGATCGCATCCGGTTGTTGTCCGGATTGTTCGCTCGCCTGGAGCCACCACTGCGTCTCGCCGTGTTCGTTCACGGTTCGTAACAAGGCGAGCTCCTTGCCTGTCGAGTGGATTTCGATCCGCCCGGCACCGTCGACGGTGAGGCGCGCGACGGGATCGAAGGTTATGCCGTGGTGGTTGCCTTCGATCAGCAGTTGGTCGATGGCGTAATCGTAAGTCGCGCCGTCCGGCGCACTCTCGAATACATGGGTGGAATTGCGTCGCAGCTTCAGGCCCACCTCGATCAGTGGTTGCAGCCAGGCTTCGATCTGGTGATACAGCTCGTAGACCTGGGCGGGCCAGCTGTCGATGGCTTGATCGGCGATGGTCGCGTCGGCACTGGTTTGCCGGGATTGTTTAAGCTTCGCGGCGAGCTCGTCTACCTTACTCATTTCGATTTCCTGTCGTGATGTCAGTTAATCGTAGCTTCTTCAAGGTCATGTGGTTTTGCCTTGCGTCATGGAATTAAAACACAACCATTTATCCCTCAATCCTCTGTTTATCCCGCACAACCCCGTAGACTACGCTCAAAAAAATAGGGGCTTTGGGCCGTTGCTCATGTCTTACCCTTTTCCAGGACTCACTTTTGCCTATCCCCATTCACGATCCGCAGCACGCGTCCGGTGGTGCCTTGAAGCGACTGCCTTTGCTCAAGGCTGCGGTGCTGTTCATTGCGGCGGTATGCCTTTGTCTCTGTGGGCTGCTTTACCTGCAACTGGAGCAGTCGCGTCGGCATGACCTGGCGTTGGCCGAGGTGTCGTCGTCGAACCTGACCCGGGCCATGGCGCAGCAGGCCGAAGACACGTTCATGAAGGCCGATCTGGTACTGACCAGTCTGGTGGACTGGATTCAGGCTGAAGGTTTCGACGCTGCCCAGACGCCACGCCTGCAGAAAACCTTCGCCCGGCGGGTGCAGGCGCTGCATCAGTTGCACGGGATATTTCTGTTCGACAGGCAGGGGCAATGGGCCGTGACGTCGTTCGAGGATCTACCCCGCGGGGCTGGTGTGGCGGATCGCGAGTATTTCAGGTTTCACCAGCAAAACATCTCAACCCTGGCGCACATCGGCCCGGCCATTCGTAGTCGGGAAAATGGCGAGTGGATCATTCCGGTTTCCAGGCGGATAAACGATCAGAGCGGTCATTTCCAGGGTGTGTTGCTGGCCGGGATCAAGATGTCGTACTTCGATCAGTTCTTCAAAAGCTTCAGCCTCGACGACAACGGCGCGATGTTTTTGGCATTGACCGATGGAACACTGCTGGCGCGGCGGCCGTTTGTGGAATCGCAGATCGGCAGGTCATTGGCTAAGGGCGAGATTTTTCAGAAACTCTTGCCCAACGCCACGTCCGGCAACGCCATGATCGACTCAGTGGTGGATGGCATCCCTCGGCTGTATGGCTATCGTCAGCTCGATGCCTATCCGGTGGTGGTCGCGGCGGCATCCTCCAAAGACGCAGTCCTCAAGGACTGGTACGACACGGCGATTCAATCCGGTGTGATCGTCGCTCTGGTTGTCCTCGGCGTGGGGTTGTTCGGTTGGGTGTTCATTCATCAGGTTCGCGCGGGCGAGCGCATCGAGGCGGATTTGCGCGAGGCGCAGAAAACCCTGGAACTGATCGCCACCCACGACAGCCTGACCGGGTTGGCCAACCGCCGCTTGTTCGAACGGGCGCTGGAGAAAGAGTTCGGGCGCGGTGCCCGGCGGTCGAGTTCGCTGGGCCTGATCATGCTCGATATCGATTACTTCAAGCGCTACAACGACACTTACGGTCATGTGGCCGGGGACCATTGCCTGGCTGAAGTGGCGCGGGCCCTGAAGAGTTGCTGTCACCGCAAAGCCGATCTGGCGGTGCGCTACGGCGGTGAAGAGTTCGCGGTGTTGCTGCCGGACACCGACATTCATGGAGCACTGACGATCGCCGAGCAAATCCGCCGCAGCGTCATGGACAAAAACATCACCCACAGCGGTTCGCCCACGGGCTATCTGACGGTCAGTCTTGGCTGTTATTCGTTTGTGCCGACGGCGCACGACAGCACCGAAGTGTTGATCAAACGTGCGGATGCGGCGCTGTACCAGGCCAAGCACTCAGGGCGAAATCGCTCGGCGGTGTTGTCGATGGAAGGGGGCGTCGAGGCGCTGATGCGCTCGGATCGATGACGCTTGCGGCCATCGATGGGCAATGGTTCTTGTGACCGGTTCTTCAAGTGCGGCAATGACTTGCGTTATCCAGGAGCGATGATCGGGCATGCCTGCTATGGTCAGTGCAGAGAGCCTGGCTGTCACACCTGACCGACCGGCCCACCGGTCTCATTCCGATCGAGCAATCGATTGACAGGATCAAGTGCATGGATTTGTCTGCCGTTACCACCGCTGCACCTGCGCGCCATACCCCGATTACCCGCAACCTGATGTTGGTGGTCGGTCTGTTGTTTGTGGTTGGGGTGCTGATCGCGCTGATCGCCCTGTTCAGTATTGCCGGGCGGCTCGATGCCGAGGACCTGGCCAAGACCACGTTTTATACCCAGCGCGCGCTGGAAAACCGCATTACCGCCACGAAAAACTACATTGCCAGTTATGCCAACTGGACGTCGGCCTATGATCACCTGAACGGCGAGGTCGATGTGGAATGGGCCTACGTCGAGCAGAACCTGGGTAAGACCCTGTTCACCATGGACCACTACGAGGGTGTTTTCGTGGTCGATCCCCAGCGAACAAAATACGCCGTGGTGCGTGGGCTTCAGGTGCAGGACGAGGCGGCGGCCTATCTGTCGACCTCGATGGCGACGCTCATTGACGAGGTTCAGGGTCAGGAGAACCTCATCAAGCCCGTCAGCCACTACACCTTGTTCGAGGGCAAACCCGCGCTGCTGTCGGCCGCCGCGATTGTGCCCAATGACGAACGCCCGGCGGTCGATCCCAAAAGCACTTCGGTGCTTATATACGTTGACCAGCTGAACCCTGAAAAGCTCAGCACCTTGAGCGTCGATTACGGTTTGCACGACTTGAGCCTGACGCCCGACAACGTCATCGCTCCCGGTCAGCCCGCTATTGCCCTCGCTGGCACCGGTTACAGTCTGGTCTCCCGGCTCCAGCGGCCGGGTCATCAATTGCTCTGGTCACTCTTGCCGCCACTGGGCGGGGCGCTGCTGGTTCTGGCGTTGTTGACCGCTTATTTCTTTCGCTATGTCCTGCGCACGTCCGGGCATGTGGATGCCAGTTACACCAGCCTCGATTTGTCGAACCAGGCACTGGAGGCCAGTGAAGAGCGTTTTCGTGCGGTAGCCGAGGCCGCGTCCGACTGGATCTGGGAAATCGACGACCAGCATTGCATCACTTATCTGTCGGGACGCTTCAGCACCGTCACCGGGTTCTCCGATCAGCAGTGGCTGGGACAGAACATCGGGCAATTGCTCAATTGCGATACGACGCCGTTGTCGCTGTGGCTGAACAAACTCGATGAAGAGCAAGCCGTCAGCCATTTGCGCTGTTCCTACCGCGATCAATCGGGGCAACAGCGGGTCTGTCGGGTGTCGGCACGGCCGATCCAGCGCAAGGGCGCAGTGCTGGGCTATCGCGGAACGGCCAGCGACATCACCGACGAAGTCGCCGCCCATGCGCAGATCCAGCATCTGTCGTTGCACGATGCCCTGACCGGCCTGCCGAACCGCAACAAACTGGCGCGTTTTCTCGATGAGGCGTTGGCACTGAAAGAGCAGTCGACGGCGCTGACGTTGTTGATGATCGACCTGGATAACTTCAAGCCGATCAACGATTCCCTCGGCCACCCGGCCGGCGATGCAGTATTGCTGGAAGTCGCCACCCGTTTGCGCGAGAGCACACGAGAAATTGATCTGGTCGCCCGACTGGGTGGCGACGAGTTCGTGCTGGTGCTCCATGGCATGGACAGCCACGCGGAAATCGACCGGTTTTGCGAGCGCTTGCTCGACAGCCTGCATCAGCCGATTCACTACGACCATCACTCGCTGCACATCGGCGCGAGCATCGGTATCGCCTTGAGTCGGCGCCAGGGGCATATTCCACAGGAGCTGATTCGGTGTGCCGATATCGCGTTGTATCAGGCCAAATCCGATGGCAAGAAGACCTGGTGCTATTTTGCCGCGCACATGAACGATCAGATCCAGCATCGCCGGCAACTGGAAAACGACCTGCGTCGGGCGATCAAGAACAACGAATTCGTGATGCATTACCAGCCGCGTTATCACGTCGATGGCAAGCGCATCGTCTCGGTCGAAGCGCTGCTGCGCTGGCAGCATCCAGTGCAAGGCTTGTTGAGCCCCGACGCGTTTATCCCGCTGGCCGAGCAAACCGATCTGATCG
The Pseudomonas sp. GR 6-02 genome window above contains:
- a CDS encoding L,D-transpeptidase family protein, giving the protein MGQLTRLFVISRMFFMGFLISGTAIAQTSPIEPVSPVSTVAEAAPGDYVGQAIQAELAPLSSAFPPLLTSPRHQRVDVNRVVLDFYSHRGYRAAWTDDDDVAQLLKSLGDTQADGLNPADFRIAELAEAHTLMQTTSPTPGQRAAFDISATRTFITALLQLRRGKVDPSRLDIHWNFDPAGVDPREDVNKFFAALDSHDIARAFAQAPPQEAVYGTLRHGLAQLRKVRDRGGWPKIPEGQTLRPGMDDASVALLRTRLAAGGYLAAQGTARTDYDDAVTAAVKKFQTEQYLGADGVAGPATLTELNVPVEARIDQVRVNMERARWLLYKLQGTFVVVDIAGYKVAFYRDGKPIWRSRVQVGKPFRSTPIFQSAITYVTFNPTWTVPPTILLKDMLPKIRDNPGYLEASRIRVIDRDGNVLDPSTVDWDNPRGLTLRQDAGSDNSLGQVVIRFPNEYSIYLHDTPHRDLFAKSNRATSSGCIRVENPLQLVELLFNDPVHWNSEGIQRQLANGKTENIRLPVKVPVLLAYWTVDLSLDGRVTFKPDVYGYDSPVLRALNLPSERPALDGRRTAPPSVAAEQSKL
- a CDS encoding sensor domain-containing diguanylate cyclase; translation: MPIPIHDPQHASGGALKRLPLLKAAVLFIAAVCLCLCGLLYLQLEQSRRHDLALAEVSSSNLTRAMAQQAEDTFMKADLVLTSLVDWIQAEGFDAAQTPRLQKTFARRVQALHQLHGIFLFDRQGQWAVTSFEDLPRGAGVADREYFRFHQQNISTLAHIGPAIRSRENGEWIIPVSRRINDQSGHFQGVLLAGIKMSYFDQFFKSFSLDDNGAMFLALTDGTLLARRPFVESQIGRSLAKGEIFQKLLPNATSGNAMIDSVVDGIPRLYGYRQLDAYPVVVAAASSKDAVLKDWYDTAIQSGVIVALVVLGVGLFGWVFIHQVRAGERIEADLREAQKTLELIATHDSLTGLANRRLFERALEKEFGRGARRSSSLGLIMLDIDYFKRYNDTYGHVAGDHCLAEVARALKSCCHRKADLAVRYGGEEFAVLLPDTDIHGALTIAEQIRRSVMDKNITHSGSPTGYLTVSLGCYSFVPTAHDSTEVLIKRADAALYQAKHSGRNRSAVLSMEGGVEALMRSDR
- a CDS encoding bifunctional diguanylate cyclase/phosphodiesterase; the protein is MDLSAVTTAAPARHTPITRNLMLVVGLLFVVGVLIALIALFSIAGRLDAEDLAKTTFYTQRALENRITATKNYIASYANWTSAYDHLNGEVDVEWAYVEQNLGKTLFTMDHYEGVFVVDPQRTKYAVVRGLQVQDEAAAYLSTSMATLIDEVQGQENLIKPVSHYTLFEGKPALLSAAAIVPNDERPAVDPKSTSVLIYVDQLNPEKLSTLSVDYGLHDLSLTPDNVIAPGQPAIALAGTGYSLVSRLQRPGHQLLWSLLPPLGGALLVLALLTAYFFRYVLRTSGHVDASYTSLDLSNQALEASEERFRAVAEAASDWIWEIDDQHCITYLSGRFSTVTGFSDQQWLGQNIGQLLNCDTTPLSLWLNKLDEEQAVSHLRCSYRDQSGQQRVCRVSARPIQRKGAVLGYRGTASDITDEVAAHAQIQHLSLHDALTGLPNRNKLARFLDEALALKEQSTALTLLMIDLDNFKPINDSLGHPAGDAVLLEVATRLRESTREIDLVARLGGDEFVLVLHGMDSHAEIDRFCERLLDSLHQPIHYDHHSLHIGASIGIALSRRQGHIPQELIRCADIALYQAKSDGKKTWCYFAAHMNDQIQHRRQLENDLRRAIKNNEFVMHYQPRYHVDGKRIVSVEALLRWQHPVQGLLSPDAFIPLAEQTDLIVPLGRWVLREACETALTWPGAMMVSVNLSPVQFARSDVIEDVREALIQTRLPASRLELEITENVMLIDVDGALATMNALKELGVRLNMDDFGTGYSSLGYLRTYPFDGIKIDKRFISSMSSGSNDRAVVQAIINLGKAMGLTVTAEGVETLEQLDFLISDQCHEVQGFYLSRPVDRYALLPLLKVSQEDFPLQSAHL